In the Solanum pennellii chromosome 5, SPENNV200 genome, one interval contains:
- the LOC107019177 gene encoding probable receptor-like protein kinase At5g59700 encodes MKMNCFKAQVLIMVFSISFDFVFSQTNSTSFNKCVLDFNISSSSSSSRESCTTLDNNWDGFLTHPCCGSPFNRYLRALAHWTNQTRLIFLNSTQQMDCLTLMNHNSTDIFSCGIEKLTSGAGGCSDYSEIDVLNDLGSRLNSLRDDCRLMDSEGGLTKGCNKCLKTWREITYTSKNDSMKLEDDICRFSMLILLTSERVADVSWIDKIFHCLGDNSLPLESSADESGNETIRSSKFKTDLSILIGGIVGMVLVVIVALWIYVKRKADVKPSSERYNESYSEESSYRRLSLKEIYSATENLSMSNFIGQGIAGKVYKGILADRQHVAIKHIIKDEQMETFVREVTSLSHIKHPNLVSLLGHYDAPNECFLVYELCHNGNLSEWLFGKSKYLSWKRRLEIALDCARGLLFLHSYPQGSIVHRDIKPANILLSASFEAKLSDFGLSKIISIGHSYASSEVRGTYGYVDPEYQKNRHVNSYGDVYSFGIVLLQLLSGQRVINLDLKNPMPLSKMARNLTKGGNIKEFADPKLEGKFSMDAFELVLKLALTSIGLKQQRPSMEQVVVKLEEALDLSTRVESVDP; translated from the exons ATGAAAATGAATTGCTTCAAAGCACAAGTATTAATCATGGTTTTCTCCATATCATTTGACTTTGTTTTTTCTCAAACAAATAGTACTAGTTTCAACAAATGTGTCCTGGATTttaacatttcttcttcttcatcatcatcaaggGAGTCATGTACAACTTTAGACAACAATTGGGATGGTTTCTTAACTCACCCTTGTTGTGGATCACCTTTCAACAGATATTTACGAGCATTGGCGCATTGGACTAACCAAACAAGACTTATCTTTCTCAATTCCACACAACAGATGGACTGTTTAACTTTGATGAATCACAATAGTACTGATATATTTAGCTGTGGCATTGAGAAGTTGACTAGTGGTGCAGGAGGCTGTTCGGATTATTCAGAGATCGATGTTCTGAACGATCTAGGAAGCAGATTGAATAGTCTGAGAGATGATTGTAGGCTAATGGATTCAGAAGGAGGACTTACTAAGGGATGCAATAAGTGTTTGAAGACATGGAGAGAAATAACTTACACGTCGAAAAATGATTCGATGAAACTTGAAGATGACATTTGTAGATTTAGTATGCTGATTTTGTTAACAAGTGAAAGAGTTGCTGATGTGAGTTGGATTGACAAGATCTTTCATTGCCTAGGAGACAACTCTCTCCCTTTAG AATCGTCTGCAGATGAGAGTGGAAATGAAACGATACGTAGTTCTAAGTTTAAAACTG ATCTTTCGATTCTAATTGGGGGTATAGTGGGGATGGTGTTAGTAGTAATCGTTGCGTTGTGGATTTATGTGAAAAGGAAGGCTGATGTTAAACCATCAAGTGAAAGATATA ATGAATCTTACTCTGAAGAATCCAGCTATCGTAGACTATCACTTAAAGAGATTTACTCGGCGACTGAGAATCTCAGCATGTCCAACTTCATAGGTCAAGGCATAGCTG GAAAAGTATACAAAGGCATTTTAGCAGATAGACAACATGTGGCAATTAAGCACATAATTAAGGATGAACAGATGGAAACATTTGTTAGAGAAGTTACAAGCCTCTCTCATATCAAACATCCGAACCTCGTATCCCTGCTAGGCCACTATGATGCACCAAATGAATGTTTTCTAGTTTATGAGCTATGCCACAATGGAAATCTCTCCGAATGGCTATTTG GTAAAAGTAAATACCTCTCGTGGAAACGAAGACTAGAAATTGCACTTGATTGTGCTCGTGGTCTCCTCTTTCTCCACTCGTATCCTCAAGGATCAATTGTTCATCGGGATATCAAG CCAGCAAACATTCTTCTATCTGCTAGCTTTGAAGCCAAACTCTCAGACTTTGGTTTGTCTAAAATTATTAGCATTGGACACTCATATGCTAGCTCAGAAGTGAGAGGAACCTATGGTTATGTTGATCCTGAGTATCAAAAGAACCGTCACGTTAATTCTTATGGTGATGTCTATAGCTTTGGGATAGTATTGCTACAACTTCTATCTGGACAAAGGGTTATCAACTTGGATTTGAAGAATCCAATGCCTCTAAGTAAAATG GCGAGAAACTTGACTAAAGGTGGGAACATCAAAGAATTTGCTGATCCCAAACTAGAGGGGAAGTTCTCAATGGATGCATTTGAACTTGTTCTAAAGCTAGCTTTGACTAGCATAGGGCTTAAGCAGCAAAGACCATCCATGGAACAGGTGGTGGTTAAACTCGAAGAGGCTCTCGATTTATCAACAAGAGTCGAGTCAGTAGATCCTTAG